tctcaaggcagcccagaaaccacctTCAAAGCAGCCCAGAAACCACCTTcaagacagcccagaaaccaccttcaaggcagcccagaaaccaccttcaaggcagcccagaaaccaccttcaaggcagcccagaaaccagcCCGAAAAGAGATCTCACTTCTCTGAGCTCTCCGGTTTCTCCGCCTTCCTCTTGAAGAAGGACCTGACCTGCTCCTCCGCACCCACCCAAGATGTTCTGGACTTCCTGCTCACACTTGCCAACAACAACCTCATGCTAGCCTCACTCAAGGCTTACTTGGCGGCTGTCTCATGGTGGATCCAAACCAGCCCTCTTCTCACACCACATCATAAAAGCCTTTCTCTGAGGACAGAAGAACCTTCCTCCTCCGTCAAGATCTGCTCCTGAGGCCACTTTCCGGACCACCCTTCCAGCCAACGGCCTTCTCCGGCCTCTCTTGGAAGCTTGCCTTCTTGGTTGCCATCGCCTCCACTCGCCGCCCCGCCGAGCTTCCTCCGGATTCACGGACGGGCCTGATCCGATCTTTCCTCCGGATTGGGCAGCGTTGctctccaggcctggaaacatctacgaccactgcaccacacaagagtcctgGAACAGAAGCAAACAGTTTGTTGGAGAAAAcatataaaagcatataaaaatcaggaatCAGAAAGGAAAATATAGAACTCAAAAAGGTTTACCAAAGTTGAGacccaaacaataatccaaatgtctcataaagttccaaaggtgacaaagtccaggaacagccaggaatcacagatcCAGCACAAGTCCAGAGTCAGGAAGATAGGACTCGTAAGACTTGAACAGGAGTACATGAATAGGAACATGAAagcttccaggatatattaaatccaaaattaaactaaattatattaaattaaagCTTGACAGGAACCAGggacaagagaactcaggctgaGCTTCTCACTCCAAGGCAGCcttgcctgaactgaccttaaagtaaacaacttgttgctGAAAAGACTCCCATGAAAGCGTTCtgtttcccatgaatttctttcacaactttcccacGTAATCTCTCAGAACGACGTCATCTATTTTCGGCTCTGATTTCtaaacaaagacttttgttgatctcggTAGCGGCAGCTGGATTCCTATgagaaccctccttatcactcagctcttcacttgaGTCCTTATCTGCTGTTGCGACTTCTGACTCCCCCGAATGCCCTTGAGgtcctgcactttctgagtcggTTTCCTCACAGAGCGAACCCTCATTTCCTAGACTTGGGAGCCCTCCCTACCTCCTTCCAGGCGCCTTCTTCCCAACGAGAATGACGTCTCTACGCTCTCAACGTCCGACGGGCCCTTCTGTTTTATAAGGACAGAACTGGAAACACCGAGAGGCTGTCTCATATTGTGCGAACAGACTGGAGCTCCGTCTCATCCCAAAGACTATCCCACCGGATTGCCTCGGCCATTGTGTTGGTCTCCCAGCTGGCCAAAGGTCTCCACCCACCTGACCTCCGACTCCGCTCAGCCAGGGCCATAGCCGCCTGCTCTGCCTCACGGGATATCCCGCCTTCCAAGGTGAACGGCCATTCCCATGAACGGGAATGCCTGTCTGCTATGCAATatttattgtcaaaggctttcgtagccggaatcattgggtggttgtgagttttccgggaaaactcacaacaaccctatgcacTATTTGTACTTGCGTTTGTTTGTAGTAACCAAGTTTATTGCAAGTTTGGACTTTTTACTTTTGTCAACTTGATTTAGACATAGGGTCTattccatcccaatttgcacttccaagaatttgctgcactttatcagtcacctcatgtttacaatatttatatggtgcactttatccagtctatttttacaacctctctgttttaatccatgtttttattaaatttttatcatttactttattggtcaatgtttaaatttttaattgtgcatgtctcttgtctattatcgtgttttatattgttattgtttttattcgggcttggccccatgaaagccgccctgagtcccctttgggtataaaaatagttgttcaaaaataaagaataaaggaGTAAAATGCCATAGGTTCACCAAGTGAGAGACCCATGCAGGCCGTGCAGAACGACACAATCAAAAATGTAgctaaaacatacaaaatgtaaaaTAGTATTTACGGTAGATATCCATAAGAGTAAAGCTACGTAAAGCCTCTTGCCTGAGAGAAAACGGCCTAGGTAGAACAACATTGCGCCAGAGAGACTGCAAGGCCAAAGGTGCATCTGCACAGCACTACGTCACACATTttggaaaatgttctgttcctgttgTGAGAGTAttatttcccatttaattgtGCTGCACTTACTTTCAAAGTAGTTGTTCAACTCCAGTAGAACcctcggtggcacaatgggttaaacccttgtgacagcATGactgtttgaatccagggagagcagggtgagctccctctgtaagctccagctcccatgcagggacatgagagaagcctcccacaaggatggcaaaacatcaaacatccgggcaatgtcccctaggcaacgtccttgcagacagtcaattctctcacaccagaagccacttgcagtttgtcaagttgctcctgacacaaaaacaaaaaatccagaaacttcatttttgcggctgccacaaaccaggttgaattggttgagagtcgATGAGAcaatcattgaaaaactatagctaatatttcatttacagtatttatagtcctaccttctcaccctgaaatggactcagggaggatcacagaacatacacatgtggcaaacattcaatggcgtttatacactgacaagacaggcaattgtacatagatagaggtatgtATAGGCTTTCCCCATCTACGGCGTCTTGGGGGGtgttgtcgctccatctccctgccaaagagctttgtttgcAAACTTCCTCCTCGATCGAATCGCTGGCATTTTAATACCTCTCCGCttctaagcagtacctatttatctactcacattttgcttttgatctgctgggtaggcagaagctgggctcaaggccaggagctcaccctgacccaggctccgaactgtcaaccttttgatggATAAGCTTCActacagctggtggtttaacctgctgtgctgaaGCCCGGCCCAAAATATGCTGTAGTGTAGGATGTCCCAccagaacaaagtttttgcagtttaaagaaCCTTTCCATGGTTTTCTGAtgaaaccaattaggaaacgacATTCCTAACCCAGGAACAAGAGTGCAACCAATGGCATTGTGTGCATGGCTCCATCCGCACAGCTTTGCTCTGAATGCAGACATCTCGCCTGTGGAaaactacaagggttgaatgaaaagtaatgcctccaactCCTTAAcgaatggcagtcctggtctgcggcaggtcctggcttgttcaggagactctcttctacagttagttccatttggcaagaagccatagcattgaacggttgtgttgttaaagtgccaagtatggaaccctgaagagatggggaagccttagcattgaatggttgtattgttaaagtgcaaagtatggaacactgcgcagacggggacgccttagcattgaatggttgtgttgttaaagtgagaagtatggaatcctgcgcagacagggaatccttagctttgaacggttgtgttgttaaagtgcaaagtatggaactctgcgcagatagggaagccttagcattgaacggttgtgttgttaaagagccaagtatggaacactgcgcagatggtcggtcagtgcaacttaagcaacatgcagtcactgaattcttgaccacagaaggtgtcaccccaaaggagattcctcagagaatgcaagaatgaaagaagatctgcagggACATCATGATGCTTCTGATGACGATGTTGAGAGAATtgcgagacgccggttgcggaaacagtgtcgacttcttctgtgacggcttcagaaacttgttcatcgtaggcagaaatgtatccaattgtctggtgatgatgtggaaaagtgaatagtggtagttaaagagcacgttctaagggctccttctgtgtttgatttattaaaatattcccatccaaacccaagtaacgaaggtggaggcattacttttcattcaaccctcgtatctagCGTTTCCGGACACGGTTCCAACTATTTCTGGCCATTTCCCCCCCTCGAAGCACTGAATCATGGGCCAAAGAAGGCTCGTTTCTCTCCAAAAGCCCCTGCCCAAACGTTTGCTCCgtcttgcttttcttttctttttttattaaatttttattaGTATATATGAGAATTaaatacaacgaaagagtgagaacaatgtttgttgacagaaagtgaagaaaaaaatttaaaaatctactttgaagagaaaaaagaaaaagaagaagtgtACTTCCTGCCCCACATCCCCACGGTctcttaaaaagaaacaaaaaagttaTAACAATTCTATATAATAAGTTATTAGAATGGAAGACAGAACCAGAAATTATAAAGGATTCAATGCTAAAATGGTCCAAAAATGTGGGCAGAATTATAACTATTgatgaatgggaaaatatttggaacaGAAAGATGAAATATTGTTATTCTATAGAatcaaaagaaaattggttaaaaacaattcataggtggtatttaacaccaaaaaaACTCGGATTAATGTACAAAGACAGAGATAAAAATGCTGGCGATGTAAAGAACAGATAGGATCATATTTCCATGTATGGTGGAATTAAAAAttggaaattaaaaattattGGAACGTAATTCACACAGAATGCAAAAAAATCCTCAAAATTGACTTTGAttgtaaaccagaatattacctatTAGGACTTTACGACATGCAAAATTATGATAGAATAGAGTCTCCAAAGGGAAAAGAGAATAAGATAAAAATGTATACATATGCTgtgacagcagcaagaatagtgaCAGCTAAAAATTGGAAGAGCCCTGTCTGCCCCACAAAAGCCATGTGGTTGGGGAAATTAATGGATATTacaaatatggacaaattaacctatTTGCTAAAACGAAGTAATGGAAAGGTgatgaaagaaacagactggtccgACTTTGAAGATTAACTAACGGAAGAACTGAAAGGATAAGATAAAATACAGTACAGaagaaagaagattggaagtctaccccccccccccccccccaggttagGGAGTCTGAATTCCTGGGAGTCTGAATTCAGACGTAATACACaagatgtaattttttaaaataaaaaacctttaataaaaattatatggaaaaaaataaaaactttcgATTGCATCACaagttgttttatgtatttttgaaTAACCTGTGGTTATTCTATAAGTCCTGTCCAATCCAGTTgcggatccaggcgggaggcagactgcgttggataatccagaacattggataagcgagtgttggataagtgagactctactgtttataaTGAGCAGAgcctcattattattgttgttgttagtgtcttcatcttcatcatcatcattattattatggtgaaGCTAGATGGATATGTTTGAAGACTCCTGGGGATGCGTCCCTAATGGAAGAAGAAGGgctggcccttggagtctctgtagagtcttgttgttgctgttgttgttgttgctgttgttgctgttgctgttgtggtGAGTATTATCACCTTCATGATCATTATTATGGCGTCAGGATGCGGGGCAGGAAGTGCAGCTCCTCCTGGTTTGGTCCCCGGATGTGGGCGGGCAGCAGGAGGGGGCGGAGCTTGCCCTGTGGGCGGGGCCTGGCCCTTCCGGAAGGCCTACTCCCTCCCAGGCTAGGCAGCGGGCCGTCCATGTCGGGCCAAGCCAGGAGAGGCTGGAGGCGGCCTTGCTTCTGCCTGACTCCGGCCTGCAGGCCCGGCCCGGCCCCGCCGCCGCCCTCGCGGTCCCCCAGGGCGGGGAAGAGCCTGGCTCGGAGGAGGCGGGGGGCGGGCCGGGCCTCTCGGGCCTGTTCTTTCTGGGCCCTCAGGGCCGCCCGCCtcgcctccgccgccgcctcccggTGCTCGCTGAGGGCCCACATAGGGCGCCTGCACTGTCCGCTTCTCTCATCAGCCATGGCTGGGTGAGAAATGGGGGTCCGGGCAGGGAGGGGCTGTTTCCCTGCCAGAGGGGATTGTGacgcgggggggggggctatgtGTCAGGTGGGCCTCaggaaaataaagttttattgttattttattgtatgacacagcaaacaagatagaaatgctggatttcgtatcacaaaatcacaaacacttcccaagtgtctaggactgtgtgatgtttattattacagtagagtctcacttatccaacataaacgggccagcagaatgttggataagtgaatatgttggataataaggagggattaaggaaaagcctattacacatcaaattaggttatgattttacaaatcaagcaccaaaacatcatgtttaataacaaatttgacagaaaaagtagttaaataagCAGTAAttctgtgtagtaattactgtatttacgaatttagcaccaaaatatcatgatgtattgaaaacattgactacaaaaatgcgttggataatccagaacattggataagcgagtgttggataagtgagactctactgtattattattgttttatgacacagcaaacaagatagatatgccggatttcgtatcacaaaatcacaagtcaaacacttcccaagtgtctaggactgtgtgatattttttattattattattattattattattattattattattattgtatgacacagcaaacaagatagacatgctggatttcgtatcacaaattcacaaacactccccaagtgtctagtactgtgtgatgtttattattattattattattattattattattattattattaggatttcttatcaaaaaatcacaagtcgaacacttcccaagtgtctaggaccgtgtgatgttaattattattattattattattattattattgtatgacacagcaaacaagaaagacatgctggatttcgtatcacaaaatcacaaggcaaacacttcccaagtgtctaggactgtgtgatgtattttcggatgatgcgcgcagatcccagtagggtggaataataataataatacagtagagtctcacttatccaacataaacgggctggcagaagcttggataagcgaatatcttggataataaggagcgattaaggaaaagcctattaaacatcaaattaggttatgattttacaaattaagcaccaaaacatcatatttttcaacaaatttgacagaaaaagcagttcagtacacagtaatgctatgtagtaattactgtatttacgaatttggcaccaaaatatcacaatgtattgaaagcattgactactaaaaggcagactgcgttggataatccagaacactgtataagcgaatgttggataagtgagactctactgtattttaagttAGGTAATGaaggtgtgttgttgaaggctttcatgaccggaattgccttcgacaacaaattgcaGGGTGGTTGTGTatatttccgggctgtatagccatgttccagaagtattctctcctgacgtttcacccacatctatggcaggcatcctcagaggttgtgaggtctatggagaaactaagcaaggaaggtttatacagtagagtctcacttatccaagctaaatgggccggcagaagcttggataagcgaataactttgATAATAAttaggcattaaggaaaagcctattaaacatcaaattaggttatgattttacaaattaagcaccaaaacttcatgttatacaacaaatttgacagaaaaagtagttcaatacgtagtaatgttatgttgtaattactgtatttacaaatttagcaccaaaatatcacgatatattgaaaacattgactacaaaaatggcttggattatccagaggcttggataagcgaggcttggattagtgagactctactgtatatctgtggaaggtccaggatgggggaaggaactctttgtctgttggaggccagtgtgaatgttgtaattaatccccttgattagcattaaatggcctttcaagcttcatat
This genomic window from Anolis carolinensis isolate JA03-04 unplaced genomic scaffold, rAnoCar3.1.pri scaffold_7, whole genome shotgun sequence contains:
- the LOC134293068 gene encoding uncharacterized protein LOC134293068 encodes the protein MRGRKCSSSWFGPRMWAGSRRGRSLPCGRGLALPEGLLPPRLGSGPSMSGQARRGWRRPCFCLTPACRPGPAPPPPSRSPRAGKSLARRRRGAGRASRACSFWALRAARLASAAASRCSLRAHIGRLHCPLLSSAMAGCDDFLRKGVCPGQEGRLCIAERSRGLGAASQGTWSLWGRRDGSPFGVCSVCIQCLKQKETGDPV